In Nostoc edaphicum CCNP1411, the sequence ATCATCGGGATGAAATTTGTAAATCATCACTCGGTCAGTTTTTAATAGCGATCGCACCTCTGCCGTTGTCACTGTGATAATTTCTTCCAACTCTAAGCTACGTCGGATACGGTTTGTAATGCGACGTAGTAAACTTTCTTCATGGCGACATAAGGGCAAATGTTGTTCAATGTTAGAGGTCATTGCTTATAATATATTCAATTAATAATTTACAAAACAGAGATAATTAAATCTAATGACATTTTCAAATTTATTTCATCAATTTGTCTTCAGTAAAACTACGGCAAATTACTAATAAAAATATTTATTTGCTTTTTATGCAAATTCACCAAAAATTATAAAAACAGACGCTAATAAAATTGCGTCTGTTGCACTTGCGATAAATGATTATTGCTGTTTATTTGTAATGTTTTGCTGACAGAAAAACGCCCAACAAAATTAAGTTTTTGCGTTGTCAGCAAAGCGGATTTTTAGATAATCGTTTTCCATCTTTGCCCCTGCTGGTTGTAGTGCTGCTAAGGCTTGTGGCAAAACTAAATTACGACGGTGGTTGCCAATTGTAATGTTTAATTCGTCTCCCGTTTTACTTAATTGAACTTGGTCTTTAGGAATACCAGGTAAGTAAAGTTCTAAGCTGTATTGGTTTTCCTCTTGCACAACTCTAAGAGTTGTTTCTTTGTAATAAACCTGAGTTGGATCTTCATCTTTGTAAAGGGTTTCCTTCAGGCGTTCTAAAGAAGCTAAACCGCACATCTCCTCGGAAAATAAAGGAACTTCTTTCACAGGTAGAGGGTGAAAATCATCATGAATTTCCCGGCGATATTGTTCCTGACTTTCCTTCCAACGTTGGAAAAATGGATCTTGGACTTCACTTGGAATAATCCGATTAGCCACTACTAAATCTGTTGCAACATTATATAAACTCAGATAGGCATGGGCACGGAGAGACTCTTTAATCACCATCTTTTCAGGATTAGTGACAAGACGCACTGAGGTTTGAGTATTATCTGTTAGTACTTTTTCCAGAGCTTCAATTTGTTCGTAAAACTCATAGGGTGCATCCATTACCTCTTTATCGGGTAGCGAAAAACCGGCAATTGGTCTAAACAAAGGTTCCACCAGAGGTCGAAGTGCTACCGAGATGTTTTGAAATGGTTTGTAAAAACGGCGCATATACCAGCCACCGACTTCAGGCAAACTTAGCAAACGCAGTGCTGTGCCGGTGGGGGCCGAGTCGATAATTAAGACATCAAACTCACCTTCATCGTAATGGCGTTTCATCCTTACCAAGCCAAAAATCTCATCCATGCCTGGTAGAATAGCCAATTCTTCCGCCTGTACGCCATCTAATCCCCTTGCTTGTAAAACTTGGGTAATATAACGTTTCACAGCACCCCAGTTTCCCTCCAGTTCTTGTAGCGCATCCAGTTCCGCACCCCACAGATTTGGGCGAATTTTTTGGGGTGCATGTCCCAGTTCCATGTCAAAACTGTCTGCTAGGGAGTGAGCAGGATCTGTACTTAAAACCAATGTCTGATAGCCTAGTTCCGCACAACGGAGTCCAGTTGCAGCAGCGACGGAAGTTTTGCCCACGCCGCCTTTACCGGTCATCAAAATTACACGCATAGATGCTTCTATCCTGCCTGAGGATTTTTTACATTTATTTACATTATCGACTGTTTAAGGAAAATAAATGTTGTTTCAACACGTCTAGGCATTATTATGAACGTTTACCCTAACTCGTCCGTTGGGTTTTGCTGCAATAACTGATCGAGTTTAGTTTCCAGTGCTGAGAGTTTTTTGAGAATTGTGGGGCGATCGCCATCGAGAGAAACTAGTAAATTGGTTATTCTCTCTTGTATGTTGGTTAATTGTGCTACTGCATTCTGGATTTGGAGCATTCCTTCTCGGAGTTCTTGGCGTTCCTGACGTGCTTCCGCCATTTCATCTAGCATAGCTTGGACTGTTTTAGCGTTACTCTCAAGTAGATGTTTGAGTTCTTTATCAGTCATTGCGATCGCGCTTTGGAATTGAGTTTATTATTAACTCTAAAGTATTGAGGGATTTTGTTCAGCAATTCCAAATTCAAATTTTGACAACGGGTACACTCTAGCTTGAGGATATAACCCGTATTTCTCACAAGCTTCAGGCGTTTGATAAAGCAGAGGGGCGGAGGGGCGGAGGGGCAGAGGGGAAAGAACTTGGTATTTGAACTCTCCCCTGCTCCCCTGCTCCCCTGCTCCCTTTTTCTGCACCTTCTTGACAAATGTGCAATTATCCTGATATTTCACTGATAGTCACTGTACAGCTTTTTCTCACCATTTAGTCTAAACTTCAGTCATAAATATATCTTGGGTGAAAAAGTACTTAAGTTCTGTGCTAAATCTATCTTTGTCTGTAGAGGAATTTGGGTATGCTAAGACGTAAGCGCGGAGTTATACTCACTTCTGTTGGTTTACAGAAGTTCGAAGAAGCAAGGCACAAGTTTGAGTTTCGAGATAATTTTGGCAAGAGATTCACTCTTGAAGAGTTAAGCTACCGCACTAACTTAGACCCTCTAACAATTAGAAAAGTTTTAAACCGTAGGAAGGGAGTTGACAAGCGAACACTTGAGGCTCTCTTTCTTGGTTTTGATAGCCGCCTTTGCGAAGGCTACTATTCGACCTCAGACCCCAATTGCCGTCAAGATTGGGGGGAAGCTGTTTCTGTCTTAGCATTTTACGGACGTACAGAAGAACTCAGTACTCTGGATGAGTGGTTGCTGAAGGATCGCTGTCGATTAGTGACCATTCTCGGAATGGGTGGGGTAGGGAAAACTAGTCTGTCAATCAAATTGGCAGAACTAATGCAGGACAAATTTGATTGTATTGTCTGGCGATCGCTGTATGACGCTCCACCCATTGATACATTCTTGGGTAGCATCATTCAGTTTCTGTCTGACGAGCAAGAAACTGAGGCAGAATTGCCGGAAAGCGTTAGTGAGAAGATTTCCCTGCTGCTTAACTACTTTAAGGAAATGCGCTGCTTGGTCGTGTTCGATAATGTAGACGCTGTGTTACGTGGTGGAAGTCGAGCAGGACAATATAACCTTGGATATGAGCAGTATGGCGAACTCCTCAAACGAATAGGTAAATCAGACCACCAGAGTTGCTTGCTACTCACAACGCGAGAAAAACCTAAAGAGGTTGCCTCTCTAGAAGGAGAAGCCTTACCAGTGCGAACTTTGAGATTGGGTGGACTCAAAGAAGGAGAGGGAGAGGAAATTCTTAAGAGTAAGAGGCTCAAGGGTTTAGAAACTCAATTTAACGCACTGGTCAAACGCTATGGGGGCAATGCCTTAGCCTTAAAAATTGTGGCAACTACGATTCAAGATTTATTTGATGGTTATATTTCTGAGTTTTTAAAAGAGGAAACCACCGTATTTGGCGATCTTCGTGATTTATTAGAGCAGCAATTTGAGCGCTTATCTGATGAGGGAAAAGATGTAATGTACTGGCTAGCGATTAATCGGGAGCCAGTAACCCTCTCCAAATTACGAGAAGATTTAGTATCGCCTTTTCCCCAACTCAATTTAATTGAAACGCTGGAATCTTTGGGACGGCGATCGCTCATCGAACGAGATACAGCCTACTTCACCCTACAGCCAGTCGTGATGGAGTATGTGACAAGTCGCTTGATTGAGCAAGTTTGTGAGGAGATTGTTAAGCAGGAGTTTTCGCTTTTTAGAAGCCATGCTCTGATCAAAGCTACTGCCAAAGACTACATCAGAGAGACTCAAATTCGTCTCATTCTTTATGCCGTGATTAACCGATTAATTCCACTGTTGCAAGGCAAAAAAAACTTGGAATATGAACTGACTCAAATCTTACTCAAACAGCAAGAGAAATCCCCCTTGGAGCCAGGATATGTAGCAGGTAATATTCTTAACTTACTCAATCAGCTAGAAACTAATTTAACAGGCTATGATTTCTCTGGCCTAAGTATTTGGCAGGCTGACCTCCGAGATGTAAATTTGCAAAATACGAATTTTGCTTACGCCCATCTAGTGAGGTGTACGTTTACTGAAACCTTTGGTGCTATTCATGCGGTAGCCTTTAGTCCTGATGGAGAACTTCTGGCGGTAGGTGACAGTAATGGAGAAATTCATCTGTACCAAGTTAGCGATGTGCAACCAGTTTTCATCTGCACGCGACATAAAAGTTGGGTAACATCACTGACGTTCAGCCCTGATGGTAAGATTCTCGCTAGCGGCAGCACAGATTACACAATAAAGCTATGGGATGTTAGTACTGGTCAGTGCCTTCGCACCTTAGAAGGGCATACAAATGAGGTTTGGTCGGTTGCATTTAGCCAAGATAATTGCACATTAGCAAGTGGCAGCGATGACTGCACCGTGAAGCTATGGAATAGCAGCACTGGAGAATGCTTCAAAACACTCCAGGGACATCTTAGTTGGGTACTCTCTGTTGTCTTTAGGGGAGATACTCAACTGTTGAGTGGTAGTGACGATCGCACTGTTAAATTGT encodes:
- a CDS encoding NB-ARC domain-containing protein, encoding MLRRKRGVILTSVGLQKFEEARHKFEFRDNFGKRFTLEELSYRTNLDPLTIRKVLNRRKGVDKRTLEALFLGFDSRLCEGYYSTSDPNCRQDWGEAVSVLAFYGRTEELSTLDEWLLKDRCRLVTILGMGGVGKTSLSIKLAELMQDKFDCIVWRSLYDAPPIDTFLGSIIQFLSDEQETEAELPESVSEKISLLLNYFKEMRCLVVFDNVDAVLRGGSRAGQYNLGYEQYGELLKRIGKSDHQSCLLLTTREKPKEVASLEGEALPVRTLRLGGLKEGEGEEILKSKRLKGLETQFNALVKRYGGNALALKIVATTIQDLFDGYISEFLKEETTVFGDLRDLLEQQFERLSDEGKDVMYWLAINREPVTLSKLREDLVSPFPQLNLIETLESLGRRSLIERDTAYFTLQPVVMEYVTSRLIEQVCEEIVKQEFSLFRSHALIKATAKDYIRETQIRLILYAVINRLIPLLQGKKNLEYELTQILLKQQEKSPLEPGYVAGNILNLLNQLETNLTGYDFSGLSIWQADLRDVNLQNTNFAYAHLVRCTFTETFGAIHAVAFSPDGELLAVGDSNGEIHLYQVSDVQPVFICTRHKSWVTSLTFSPDGKILASGSTDYTIKLWDVSTGQCLRTLEGHTNEVWSVAFSQDNCTLASGSDDCTVKLWNSSTGECFKTLQGHLSWVLSVVFRGDTQLLSGSDDRTVKLWDINTEQCMQTFEKHHNSGIRSIILSPDGQILASGSEDQTIRLWKTQTGECLKTLLGHSNRVFSVDFSPQGDLLASGGHDQTVKLWSVDTGECLKTLQGHFSWVFAVAFSPQGRLLASGGHDQTVKLWSVDTGECLKTLQGYTNQILSVTFSPVSASLPSIGQIFASSSRDRTVRLWDAATGECLKVLKGHSNSVHSVIFNHEGNILVSSSGDKTLKIWDVPSGKTLRTLQGHRAAVLSIAFSPDSQTIASGSEDCTIKLWDVRSGRTLRTLQGHNAAVWSVAFISQGEILASGSWDQTIKLWDIHTGSCLRTLAGHTSWIWAIAIAPDGNTLASASPDRTIRLWNPHTGECLKVLQADTNWLQSIAFSPDGKILASTSHDMTIKLWDVCTGECLKVLHGHTGLVWSVAFSPDNQTLVSGGDDETIRLWDIGAGKCLKTMRATKPYEQMNIVGVKGLTEAATATLTSLGAVI
- a CDS encoding TRC40/GET3/ArsA family transport-energizing ATPase, producing the protein MRVILMTGKGGVGKTSVAAATGLRCAELGYQTLVLSTDPAHSLADSFDMELGHAPQKIRPNLWGAELDALQELEGNWGAVKRYITQVLQARGLDGVQAEELAILPGMDEIFGLVRMKRHYDEGEFDVLIIDSAPTGTALRLLSLPEVGGWYMRRFYKPFQNISVALRPLVEPLFRPIAGFSLPDKEVMDAPYEFYEQIEALEKVLTDNTQTSVRLVTNPEKMVIKESLRAHAYLSLYNVATDLVVANRIIPSEVQDPFFQRWKESQEQYRREIHDDFHPLPVKEVPLFSEEMCGLASLERLKETLYKDEDPTQVYYKETTLRVVQEENQYSLELYLPGIPKDQVQLSKTGDELNITIGNHRRNLVLPQALAALQPAGAKMENDYLKIRFADNAKT